In Zea mays cultivar B73 chromosome 7, Zm-B73-REFERENCE-NAM-5.0, whole genome shotgun sequence, the following proteins share a genomic window:
- the LOC100279507 gene encoding Zinc finger CCCH domain-containing protein 50-like, with amino-acid sequence MGDLADLAGAGEAARSHLAAGGQRDRLAALLELAAADDVAGFREALAGGGGEGDTAELADGVGMWYGRSKAYEPRTPLMVAATYGSVEVVSLLLALGCVDVNRRPGVDGATPLHCAASGGSRNAVAVVKLLLGAGADPVTPDSAGRLPADVILSPPASPDALGDLEMLLGRRRGLAVATSVPSLSSSPPLSSSPDESNRSPSSRSSSLSPITVDRAKKEYPVDPTLPDIKSRVYASDEFRMFAFKVRPCSRAYSHDWTECPFVHPGENARRRDPRKHPYTAVPCPNFRRPGGCPSGDSCEFSHGVFESWLHPSQYRTRLCKEGAACARRICFFAHDEDELRHVPHNSGAGLLSPRASSSIDMTAAAAALGLLPGSPTRHFVPPPLSPSAANNGGGAAAHWLQGSRLRSSFNARDAQADDLGSLLEWESQYLGALSLPQSSRSQPRLSTGLTIRPTAVAPSYLEEMYASDMAMSPRFTNDQGHSVFSPAHKSALLNKFHHQQKGLLSPVNTNRMYSPRGLDPSIIHSPFGGMSPRSPRTMELTSPLSVRVGVGAAVTPRDMLDQFSSLNKHQVPSVGSPRNLNASWGNIGTPKSKVDWGVDDDELVRLRHPVQHGNTEDEPDVSWVQSLVNHAELNGKRGEMASMASPSINKPDLSF; translated from the coding sequence ATGGGCGACCTTGCTGATCTCGCGGGTGCGGGCGAGGCGGCGCGTTCGCATCTCGCCGCCGGCGGCCAGCGGGACAGGCTGGCGGCTCTGCTGGAGCTCGCGGCGGCCGACGACGTCGCGGGTTTCCGCGAGGCGCTCGCGGGGGGAGGCGGCGAGGGCGACACGGCGGAGCTGGCGGACGGAGTGGGGATGTGGTACGGCCGAAGCAAGGCGTATGAGCCGCGCACGCCGCTGATGGTCGCCGCGACTTACGGCAGCGTGGAGGTGGTGTCGCTTCTGCTCGCCCTTGGTTGTGTCGACGTCAACCGGCGCCCCGGCGTCGACGGCGCCACTCCGCTTCACTGCGCCGCCTCCGGCGGCTCGCGGAACGCTGTGGCCGTCGTCAAGCTGCTCCTGGGTGCCGGCGCCGACCCGGTAACTCCCGACTCCGCCGGTCGCTTGCCTGCCGACGTCATCTTGTCTCCACCTGCTTCGCCCGACGCCTTGGGCGATCTGGAGATGCTCCTTGGCCGCCGCCGAGGGCTCGCTGTCGCGACCTCGGTGCCATCGCTCTCGTCGTCCCCGCCGCTCTCGTCCTCGCCGGATGAGAGCAACAGGTCGCCGTCCTCGCGGTCGTCTTCGTTGTCTCCGATTACCGTCGACCGTGCCAAGAAGGAGTACCCGGTGGATCCGACGCTGCCCGACATCAAGAGCCGCGTGTATGCCTCCGACGAGTTCCGCATGTTCGCGTTCAAGGTGCGGCCATGCTCCAGAGCCTACTCGCATGACTGGACAGAGTGTCCGTTCGTGCACCCTGGCGAGAACGCCCGCCGCCGGGATCCTCGCAAGCACCCATACACGGCGGTGCCCTGCCCCAACTTCCGCCGCCCTGGTGGCTGCCCCAGCGGTGATAGCTGCGAGTTCTCCCATGGTGTTTTCGAGAGCTGGCTCCACCCGTCGCAGTACCGCACAAGGCTCTGCAAGGAGGGCGCAGCTTGTGCCCGCCGCATCTGCTTCTTCGCCCACGATGAAGATGAGCTCCGCCATGTGCCTCACAATAGTGGTGCAGGTCTGCTGTCTCCCCGTGCCTCTTCATCCATTGACATgaccgctgctgctgctgctctagGGCTTCTACCTGGATCTCCTACCAGGCACTTTGTGCCACCACCTCTGTCACCATCTGCTGCCAACAATGGTGGAGGTGCTGCTGCTCATTGGCTCCAAGGTAGCAGGCTGCGCTCTTCTTTCAATGCAAGAGATGCACAGGCTGATGACCTTGGCTCGCTCCTGGAATGGGAATCTCAATACCTTGGAGCGCTCAGCCTCCCACAAAGCAGCCGATCCCAGCCCCGTCTTTCTACTGGTCTGACTATTCGTCCAACAGCAGTTGCTCCATCCTACCTCGAAGAGATGTATGCTTCAGACATGGCTATGTCGCCAAGGTTCACCAATGACCAAGGTCACTCAGTCTTCTCACCAGCACACAAATCAGCTCTTCTAAACAAGTTTCATCATCAACAGAAGGGCCTTTTGTCGCCTGTCAATACCAACAGGATGTACTCACCAAGGGGCCTTGATCCATCAATTATCCATTCTCCATTTGGTGGCATGTCTCCTCGGTCCCCTCGGACTATGGAGCTAACATCTCCCCTAAGTGTCCGTGTTGGTGTTGGAGCTGCTGTTACTCCGCGTGATATGTTGGATCAGTTTTCTTCCCTGAACAAGCACCAGGTGCCATCTGTGGGATCGCCACGGAATCTTAATGCCTCATGGGGCAACATTGGTACCCCAAAGAGTAAGGTCGACTGGGGTGTGGACGACGACGAACTAGTGCGCTTGAGGCACCCTGTGCAACATGGAAATACAGAAGACGAACCAGATGTGTCTTGGGTGCAGTCACTGGTAAACCATGCTGAGCTGAATGGCAAGAGGGGTGAAATGGCAAGCATGGCTTCTCCATCGATTAACAAGCCTGACCTGAGCTTTTAG